A genome region from Sphingobacteriaceae bacterium GW460-11-11-14-LB5 includes the following:
- a CDS encoding RagB/SusD family nutrient uptake outer membrane protein has product MKKYIYSLSIVILLTGSISCRKQLDTTPLDSFANETFWTTPQNVLIALTGVYRGNIQMLTIPATDVEFNPTDWWSYNGLLFTEFATDNVYDRRGDNSAYNTLTNGALTNSNANLSQVWNFSYGKIARCNYFLENISKATSLDAKLLKRYMAEVRFIRACQYFYLSQHFGSVPLVTKVLTKEEANTVKKASVLEVQNYVESELKTVIPDLPKYGAIPASEKGRASAQVAMAFLGRLYMAEQKWADGAAVYKQIIDYNENIIDPKFSSLFDGTNESSKEIIFATQYQQDLGPNSMLLHMYPAALGGYHLSNPLGNLAESYEFNDGTPFSFTDPRYNPADLGQNRDPRLKYTLLYNGQLFKNIIYDCHPDHTSSPDQLTTSKQATRTGFAPRKFLAETFGGSNLANSGIDLPIIRYAEVLLSYLECQLEAGSAIDQTLLDATINKVRGRADVSMPKVTETNPANLRTILRRERRNELALEGIRLWDLLRWKIAGTVLKGNFYGAAYPGATNLRKNGTTVDPYSRWFVTSKNFRTGQDELWPIPLSEVSINPNLK; this is encoded by the coding sequence ATGAAAAAATATATTTATTCATTGAGCATCGTCATCTTATTAACTGGCTCAATATCGTGCCGCAAACAACTCGATACCACACCATTAGATAGTTTTGCTAACGAAACCTTCTGGACCACTCCGCAAAACGTGCTCATAGCACTTACAGGCGTTTATAGAGGAAACATACAAATGCTAACCATTCCCGCAACAGATGTTGAGTTTAACCCCACAGACTGGTGGTCCTACAACGGACTCTTGTTTACTGAGTTTGCTACCGATAATGTATATGATAGAAGAGGTGATAATTCAGCTTATAATACACTCACTAATGGTGCACTAACCAATTCAAATGCAAATTTGAGCCAGGTTTGGAATTTTAGCTACGGTAAAATTGCGAGATGCAATTATTTTCTAGAAAACATCAGTAAAGCAACTTCCTTAGATGCTAAGTTACTTAAACGTTATATGGCAGAAGTCAGGTTTATTAGGGCTTGCCAGTATTTTTATCTTTCCCAACATTTCGGATCGGTACCATTGGTAACTAAAGTGCTTACCAAAGAGGAAGCCAATACCGTAAAAAAGGCATCGGTGCTAGAGGTACAAAATTATGTAGAAAGTGAGTTAAAAACAGTTATCCCGGATTTACCTAAATATGGCGCAATACCAGCCTCTGAGAAAGGAAGAGCAAGTGCGCAGGTTGCAATGGCTTTTTTAGGCCGTTTGTACATGGCAGAACAAAAATGGGCTGATGGCGCCGCAGTTTATAAACAGATTATCGATTATAACGAAAATATCATCGATCCCAAATTTAGCAGCCTGTTTGATGGCACCAACGAGAGCAGTAAGGAAATCATCTTTGCTACACAATATCAGCAAGACCTGGGACCAAATTCCATGCTCTTGCATATGTATCCGGCAGCTTTAGGTGGTTATCATTTATCTAATCCCTTGGGTAACCTGGCAGAATCTTACGAATTTAATGATGGCACACCTTTTTCTTTTACAGATCCACGTTACAATCCTGCCGACTTAGGGCAAAATCGCGATCCAAGGTTAAAGTATACGTTGCTTTATAATGGCCAGTTGTTCAAAAATATAATTTATGACTGCCATCCCGACCATACCTCTTCACCAGATCAACTTACAACAAGTAAACAGGCTACCCGTACGGGCTTTGCACCACGCAAATTCCTTGCTGAAACCTTTGGCGGCAGTAATTTAGCAAATAGTGGTATCGATCTCCCTATAATTAGATATGCAGAGGTATTATTGAGTTACTTAGAATGTCAGCTAGAGGCTGGCTCAGCTATCGATCAAACATTACTAGATGCAACCATTAATAAAGTAAGGGGCAGAGCCGACGTAAGCATGCCTAAAGTAACTGAAACCAATCCTGCCAATTTAAGAACCATTTTAAGAAGAGAAAGAAGGAATGAACTTGCCCTTGAAGGTATTAGGCTGTGGGATTTGTTAAGATGGAAAATAGCTGGAACGGTTTTGAAAGGAAACTTTTACGGTGCAGCCTATCCTGGGGCAACGAATTTAAGGAAAAACGGAACAACTGTTGACCCTTACAGCAGGTGGTTTGTAACAAGTAAAAACTTTAGGACTGGTCAGGATGAACTATGGCCAATTCCACTATCAGAAGTAAGTATTAACCCAAATCTTAAATAG
- a CDS encoding arylsulfatase — translation MNKFIATIFFVLSGFALYAQNKPNVIIICADDLGYGDLSCYGATKIHTPNLDALAKNGLRFTNAHATASTCTPSRFSLMTGQYAWRKSGTGILPGDAALIVPTDGTALPAIFKKAGYTTGLVGKWHLGLGNQVEKDWNKEIAPGPREVGFDYSFIFPATADRVPTVFLENQKVVGLDPNDPITVSYGKMIGNDPIGKEHPELLKMFPSPNQGHNQTIVNNIGRIGYMTGGKLARWTDEEVPLTFLAKAQEFVEKHQTQPFLLYYALTEPHAPRMPATMNKGKSDLGYRGDVILQLDWAVGELMKRLKSLKLDKNTIVIFTSDNGPVLNDGYLDKDVEQLNGHTPAGVLRGGKYSILEGGNREPFIVSWPKEIKPGVSDAMISQVDLVKSFASYFNIPAEPMDSQNMWQALIGKNKVGRSVLIEQSNQLAIIQDNWKYIRPSKGKAYYADTHTDSGNLPTAQLYNLSNDLGEKTNLADKYPDKVLALENLLKKEETRVR, via the coding sequence ATGAATAAATTTATTGCTACAATCTTTTTTGTACTATCCGGCTTTGCCCTTTATGCACAAAACAAACCTAACGTAATTATCATTTGCGCGGATGACCTGGGTTATGGAGACTTAAGCTGTTATGGCGCAACCAAAATCCATACGCCTAATTTAGATGCACTGGCTAAAAACGGATTACGTTTTACCAATGCGCATGCTACAGCATCAACCTGCACGCCATCTCGTTTTTCACTAATGACAGGCCAATATGCCTGGCGTAAATCCGGAACCGGGATCTTGCCCGGCGACGCTGCCTTAATTGTACCTACTGATGGTACCGCTTTGCCTGCGATATTTAAAAAAGCGGGTTACACTACAGGCCTTGTTGGCAAATGGCACCTGGGTTTAGGCAATCAGGTAGAAAAAGACTGGAATAAGGAAATTGCTCCCGGACCAAGGGAAGTAGGATTTGACTATTCATTTATTTTCCCCGCAACAGCAGATCGTGTGCCTACAGTTTTCTTAGAGAACCAAAAGGTAGTTGGGTTAGATCCTAACGATCCGATAACGGTAAGTTATGGTAAAATGATTGGAAATGACCCTATAGGCAAAGAACATCCCGAATTACTGAAGATGTTTCCATCCCCGAACCAGGGTCATAACCAAACCATTGTAAATAACATTGGTAGGATCGGTTATATGACAGGTGGTAAACTAGCCCGTTGGACAGACGAGGAAGTGCCATTAACTTTCTTGGCAAAAGCACAAGAATTTGTCGAAAAACACCAGACTCAGCCTTTTTTATTGTATTATGCTTTAACAGAGCCACACGCGCCCAGAATGCCGGCAACGATGAACAAAGGTAAAAGTGATTTAGGTTACCGGGGAGATGTGATCTTGCAATTAGACTGGGCTGTGGGAGAATTGATGAAACGTTTAAAATCTTTGAAATTGGATAAAAATACCATCGTCATTTTTACCAGCGATAATGGCCCTGTACTTAATGACGGGTACCTCGATAAAGATGTAGAACAGCTAAATGGCCATACACCAGCTGGGGTATTAAGAGGAGGAAAATATAGTATTTTAGAAGGAGGCAACAGAGAGCCTTTTATCGTTTCCTGGCCTAAAGAAATCAAACCTGGAGTAAGTGATGCCATGATTTCGCAGGTTGATCTGGTTAAATCATTTGCCAGTTATTTTAATATCCCTGCTGAACCAATGGATAGTCAAAATATGTGGCAAGCATTGATTGGCAAAAATAAGGTAGGCCGTTCAGTTTTGATCGAACAAAGTAACCAACTGGCCATTATACAGGATAACTGGAAATACATCAGACCTTCGAAGGGTAAAGCATATTATGCAGACACCCATACAGATAGTGGCAATCTTCCCACTGCACAGCTTTACAACCTATCTAACGATTTAGGAGAAAAAACCAATCTTGCGGATAAATATCCCGATAAAGTTTTAGCACTGGAAAATTTATTAAAAAAGGAAGAGACCAGAGTTAGATAA
- a CDS encoding mobilization protein has protein sequence MEETREIQKLHGFLQCLIYFMIATEVSVFVYLGAPFWGIFNAGLLKVKSLIIFHELLYSKLAVLLLICLVSIGTLSKKQLDLDPKTKIVYPLCLGLLCYFGSMLFYGKKSVLLFSYTSATDLVYMILSFLGAIVISISIDNVSKIIRSGLGKDKWNVEAESFMQQTIKTEHAYSVNIPMLFYYKRKVRKGWINLVNPFRATMVIGTPGSGKSFSIVNPFIRQLIAKGFASLIYDFKFPDLGRIAYHQFRKCRLEGKLEGFGFHVINLNQVEKSRRINPFRADYIRTLADASETAEALVEALKKGDKASGSDAFFTQSAINFLASCIYFMSRYNNGIFSSLPHVMSFLNRPYQEIFTVLFTEPELVSLLSPFRSAFMAKAFDQLEGQIGTLKIFISRMATKETFWVFSGDDFNLKISDASSPGILVLANDPNTQNINSGCYSVVLNRLTRLINSKGNLPSALILDEVPTLFVHRIENLIATARSNKVAVLMGLQELPQFKQQYGKDTATTITSVVGNVLSGSVRNKETLDWLERILGKSKQMGESISIDRSKVSKSISEKLEVLIPAGKIASLGAGEIVGVIAADASSSFTGQYETSAINCRVSLDLKEIEKEEKEYVELPDFYDFGGHKEEILRRNFLQINQDIESLVTAFM, from the coding sequence ATGGAAGAAACTAGAGAGATTCAGAAGCTCCACGGTTTCCTGCAATGCCTGATCTATTTTATGATAGCTACGGAGGTATCGGTTTTTGTCTACCTTGGTGCACCATTCTGGGGAATCTTTAATGCGGGGCTGCTTAAGGTAAAGTCGCTAATCATATTCCATGAACTTTTATATAGTAAACTCGCTGTGCTGCTATTGATCTGTCTGGTCAGCATTGGCACCTTATCCAAAAAGCAGTTGGACCTGGATCCAAAGACTAAAATTGTCTACCCCTTATGTCTGGGATTGTTATGCTATTTCGGAAGTATGCTTTTTTATGGGAAGAAATCTGTCTTGCTATTTTCGTACACCTCTGCCACCGATCTGGTTTACATGATACTTTCATTTTTAGGTGCTATAGTGATCAGTATTTCCATTGACAATGTCTCCAAAATTATCCGTTCAGGATTGGGGAAAGACAAGTGGAATGTAGAAGCGGAAAGTTTTATGCAACAGACCATTAAGACTGAGCATGCTTATTCGGTGAATATTCCGATGCTTTTTTATTATAAAAGAAAGGTGAGGAAGGGTTGGATTAATTTGGTTAATCCCTTCAGGGCTACCATGGTGATCGGAACTCCGGGATCTGGGAAATCTTTTTCGATTGTTAATCCCTTTATCAGGCAGCTCATCGCTAAAGGGTTTGCTTCCCTGATTTATGATTTCAAGTTCCCTGACCTGGGTAGGATTGCCTATCATCAATTCCGCAAATGCAGGCTTGAGGGAAAACTGGAGGGTTTTGGTTTTCATGTCATCAACCTCAATCAGGTTGAAAAAAGCAGGCGGATCAATCCATTCAGAGCGGATTATATCAGGACACTTGCAGATGCCTCTGAAACTGCTGAAGCGTTAGTGGAGGCACTAAAGAAAGGAGACAAGGCCAGTGGCAGTGATGCTTTTTTTACCCAGAGTGCCATTAACTTTTTAGCTTCCTGCATCTATTTTATGAGCAGGTATAATAATGGTATATTTTCTTCGCTTCCCCATGTGATGTCTTTTTTAAACAGGCCTTATCAGGAGATTTTTACGGTTCTTTTTACCGAACCGGAGCTGGTCTCTTTATTGTCGCCGTTTCGTTCTGCATTTATGGCTAAGGCTTTTGATCAGCTCGAAGGACAGATTGGGACTTTAAAGATTTTTATTAGCCGGATGGCTACCAAAGAGACTTTTTGGGTTTTTTCCGGGGATGATTTTAACCTGAAAATATCCGATGCTTCTTCACCTGGGATTCTGGTACTGGCTAATGACCCCAATACGCAGAATATTAATTCCGGATGTTACTCAGTGGTTCTAAACAGGCTCACCAGGTTGATCAATAGTAAGGGAAATCTTCCTTCTGCATTGATTTTAGACGAGGTACCTACCTTATTTGTACACCGTATTGAAAACCTGATTGCCACAGCAAGATCGAACAAAGTAGCAGTGTTGATGGGGCTTCAGGAGTTGCCGCAGTTTAAGCAGCAATATGGTAAGGACACGGCGACCACAATCACTTCAGTTGTGGGGAATGTACTCTCCGGATCTGTGCGAAACAAGGAAACACTGGACTGGCTGGAGCGGATACTGGGAAAATCCAAACAGATGGGAGAGAGTATCTCTATAGATCGTAGTAAGGTTTCTAAATCGATTAGTGAAAAGCTGGAGGTGCTCATTCCTGCTGGCAAGATCGCCTCATTAGGGGCCGGAGAGATTGTTGGCGTGATCGCAGCGGATGCAAGTTCCAGCTTTACCGGGCAATATGAGACTTCGGCGATCAATTGCCGGGTCAGTCTTGATTTAAAGGAAATAGAAAAGGAGGAAAAGGAATATGTTGAACTTCCCGATTTTTATGATTTTGGCGGACATAAAGAAGAGATACTCAGAAGGAATTTTCTTCAGATCAATCAGGATATTGAGTCTTTGGTTACTGCTTTTATGTAA
- a CDS encoding conjugative transposon protein TraN, with translation MKNTILTVFLLLAMAGSLFAQVSANTVGAGQSIPKIFIKRALTLHFIAPEKITYVDIPKGLIGDLPDKNLLRIKIPDSAKIKEAFIGVLTILGEKRIKQYSIIFEERPETAFTSLIDIRMGEMRVIDPKSSMISSAELDSIAREMLERQPVKAEVRKKKYGIRATLNGIVSVGEFLLLDLGFENTTHVPYEIDGLRFRLEDQKQHKATTVQSLELVPLSSLQDVTVFGQHYRNIFVLRRLTFPDHKVLKVELSEKQISGRAITFSIHHSDILKAKEVIIRH, from the coding sequence ATGAAAAATACAATATTAACGGTTTTCCTGCTGCTGGCTATGGCAGGATCACTTTTTGCGCAGGTTTCAGCCAATACTGTAGGAGCAGGGCAGTCGATCCCCAAAATCTTTATTAAGCGGGCATTGACTTTACATTTTATCGCTCCGGAGAAGATCACCTATGTGGATATTCCTAAAGGGCTCATTGGGGATCTTCCCGATAAAAACCTGCTTAGGATAAAAATACCGGATTCTGCTAAAATAAAAGAGGCTTTCATTGGTGTGCTTACTATACTCGGCGAAAAAAGGATCAAGCAATATTCCATCATTTTTGAGGAACGGCCGGAAACGGCTTTTACTTCATTGATTGATATCCGCATGGGAGAGATGAGGGTCATTGACCCAAAAAGCTCAATGATATCCAGTGCTGAACTGGATAGTATTGCAAGGGAAATGCTGGAGCGGCAACCGGTAAAGGCGGAAGTAAGGAAAAAGAAATACGGCATCAGGGCTACGCTTAACGGCATCGTTTCAGTAGGCGAGTTCCTGCTGTTGGATCTTGGTTTTGAAAATACTACACACGTCCCGTACGAAATTGATGGGCTGAGGTTTCGCCTGGAAGATCAGAAGCAACATAAGGCGACCACTGTGCAGTCTTTGGAGCTTGTGCCCTTGTCCAGTCTGCAGGATGTCACTGTTTTTGGGCAACACTACCGGAATATATTTGTGCTGCGCAGGCTGACCTTTCCTGATCATAAGGTGCTGAAGGTGGAACTCTCCGAAAAGCAGATTTCGGGTCGCGCAATCACTTTTAGTATCCATCACTCCGATATCCTAAAAGCTAAAGAAGTAATCATTAGGCACTAG